From one Lolium rigidum isolate FL_2022 chromosome 4, APGP_CSIRO_Lrig_0.1, whole genome shotgun sequence genomic stretch:
- the LOC124647826 gene encoding patellin-6-like codes for MSPTAAASPAPAADAVPKPPPSGVKRSLMGSLIDATSLLRAASFKEDSYVAAALPSSDLRALADLRALLATHPDPISIWGVPLNPPPPPSNADGSAPAQPADERADVVLLKFLRARDFRVRDAHAMVLRCAAWRAEFRADAVVDEDLGFKDLEGVVAYMHGWDRDGRPVCYNAYGVFRDREMYDRAFGDGDRLARFLRWRVQVMERGVRALQLRPGGVNAIIQVTDLRDMPKRELRAASNQILSLFQDNYPEMVARKVFVNVPWYFSVLFSMISPFLTERTKSKFVIAREGNVAETLFKFIRPELVPVQYGGLSRASELENGPPKPASEFTIKGGEKVFLEIDGIEAGATITWDLVVGGWELDYGAEYVPAAEGSYTLCVERTRKVPATADEPVHNAFTAKEAGKMVLSIDNSGSRKRKVAAYRYFVRKPSA; via the exons ATGTCTCCCACCGCCGCCGCGTCCCCCGCGCCGGCCGCCGACGCGGTGCCGAAGCCGCCGCCCTCAGGCGTGAAGCGCAGCCTGATGGGGTCCCTCATCGACGCCACCTCGCTGCTCCGCGCAGCCTCCTTCAAGGAGGACTCGTacgtggcggcggcgctcccgtCCTCCGACCTCCGCGCGCTGGCGGACCTGCGGGCGCTCCTCGCCACCCACCCGGACCCAATCTCCATCTGGGGCGTGCCCCtcaacccgccgccgccccccagcAACGCCGACGGCTCCGCGCCCGCCCAGCCCGCCGACGAGCGGGCCGACGTGGTGCTCCTCAAGTTCCTCCGCGCGAGGGACTTCCGCGTCCGCGACGCGCACGCCATGGTGCTCCGCTGCGCCGCCTGGCGCGCCGAGTTCCGCGCCGACGCCGTGGTCGACGAGGACCTCGGGTTCAAGGACCTGGAGGGCGTGGTCGCGTACATGCACGGCTGGGACCGGGACGGGCGGCCCGTGTGCTACAACGCGTACGGGGTGTTCAGGGACCGGGAGATGTACGACAGGGCGTTCGGGGACGGCGACCGCCTCGCCCGGTTCCTCCGGTGGCGCGTCCAGGTCATGGAGCGCGGCGTGCGGGCCCTCCAGCTCCGCCCCGGCGGGGTCAACGCCATTATACAGGTGACCGACCTCCGGGACATGCCCAAGCGCGAgctccgcgccgcctccaaccagaTCCTCTCGCTGTTCCAGGACAACTACCCCGAGATGGTCGCGCGCAAG GTGTTCGTGAACGTGCCGTGGTACTTCTCGGTGCTCTTCTCGATGATCTCGCCGTTCCTGACGGAGCGCACCAAGAGCAAGTTCGTCATCGCTCGGGAGGGCAACGTCGCCGAGACGCTCTTCAA GTTCATCCGGCCTGAGCTGGTGCCGGTGCAGTACGGCGGGCTGAGCCGCGCGAGCGAGCTGGAGAACGGCCCGCCCAAGCCGGCGTCTGAGTTCACCATCAAGGGCGGCGAGAAGGTGTTCCTGGAGATCGACGGCATTGAG GCCGGCGCAACGATAACGTGGGACCTGGTGGTCGGCGGCTGGGAACTGGACTACGGCGCGGAGTACGTCCCGGCGGCCGAGGGCAGCTACACGCTCTGCGTCGAGCGGACCAGGAAGGTCCCGGCCACCGCCGACGAGCCCGTCCACAACGCCTTCACGGCCAAGGAGGCCGGCAAGATGGTGCTCTCCATCGACAACTCCGGCTCCCGGAAGCGGAAGGTCGCCGCTTACCGCTACTTCGTGCGCAAGCCGTCCGCGTAG